From the genome of Muricauda sp. SCSIO 64092, one region includes:
- a CDS encoding SusC/RagA family TonB-linked outer membrane protein, with the protein MENKFGNGPVHYRIGTFKLLMRTFTFLFCSLTFALGPKHVFPQDAEVVIEEDLTLGIKQLFKLVNRQTGYDFIYRHDLMKKRPRISLKKGVVKANNLLEMIFSNTNFEYDFVNGKTFVVKRKHRTGEGPGPSQPISGVANRSPEAPLGEITKEVVQPRLQLAITGTVTDVAGQPLPGATIVEKGTTNGTQTDFDGNFTLSVADANAILQVSYVGFQTLEVAVGNQTSFSIQLQESAASLDEVVVVGYGTQRKATVTGAVVAVKGRTLTSSPEISVSNSLAGRLPGLVAIQTTGEPGSDAANITIRGVNTTGDSSPLIVIDGIPDRAGGLARLRASDIEDISVLKDASAAIYGARAANGAIIVTTKQGRVGKPVVTYSSDFGFNQPTVIPDMANALEYADIRNELPIYGIPANEWSAASQAIRTTGSYTPLDGDLGTVNAVFSPQDVEGYRTQSDPYLYPDSDWFDAIFRDWAEQSRHELSINGGSEKIKYFASMGYLDQKAIYVNSATRYQQYDFRINTTAQINDYITSKFGVTYRKENRNFPTADANAIFRMTMRGKPTDVAVWPTGEPGPDIENGEQPVVITTNATGYDRRIDDFIQLNGAFEITNPWIDGLKLTLSAAVDHDYQSRKIWRTPWELYFLDRDTYINTGEPILTPAIRSTFTRADLTQEQRTRQNINLTALLNYDKVFGDHEINILAGVTREEFNAETLTGFRRDFLSTAVDQLDVGGEIGQEATGFATNNTRLGYYGRVKYNYQEKYLAEFTWRYDGSYIFPEDSRFGFFPGVSAGWNMAKEDFFKVDFINDLKLRASYGELGNDRVAFDRDRDGEISVEELRDFEFAFLSLYEFDRYPIDGNVQTILSEPTLSNNDFTWERAKNFNIGLDGRVWDNKLAFTFEYFLNKRDQMLIEEVGSTPESSGIVDRLPPVNGGSLTNEGFEFSLRYFGGNPEGFQYDFGVNGGYAQNNVDFIDEIPGIPSYQREEGKPWLAHFVYLSDGVFRDEADIAANTLDYSAVTSQLRPGDMKFRDVDNNGVIDADDQVRLDENQQPTFNFGITFNATYKNFDLAVLFQGATGASVRIFTESGDIGNYLKHFYDNRWSIDNPSSVHPRLASRGDTYYTEGAFGDNTYFLFSKDFIRLKTFQLGYSFDSKIIEPLGLSNFRIYLSGQNVFTIAANDIFDPELANSAGTVYPLSRVISTGFNVTF; encoded by the coding sequence ATGGAAAATAAGTTTGGGAACGGGCCTGTCCATTATCGGATTGGAACCTTTAAATTACTTATGAGAACCTTTACCTTTTTATTTTGCTCTTTGACCTTTGCTTTGGGGCCCAAGCATGTATTTCCCCAGGATGCGGAAGTTGTGATCGAGGAAGATTTGACCTTGGGCATCAAACAGCTCTTTAAGCTTGTCAATAGGCAAACAGGCTATGATTTTATCTACAGGCATGACCTTATGAAAAAAAGACCAAGGATTTCTTTGAAAAAAGGAGTGGTCAAAGCGAATAATTTGCTGGAAATGATTTTCTCCAATACCAATTTTGAGTATGATTTTGTAAATGGAAAGACCTTTGTGGTGAAGAGAAAGCATAGGACTGGGGAGGGTCCTGGACCAAGCCAGCCCATTTCGGGGGTGGCCAATCGGAGTCCTGAGGCCCCGCTGGGGGAAATTACCAAAGAAGTTGTGCAGCCAAGGCTACAATTGGCCATTACCGGAACTGTAACCGATGTGGCAGGCCAGCCTTTGCCCGGTGCCACAATTGTGGAAAAGGGAACCACTAATGGCACCCAGACCGATTTTGACGGAAACTTTACATTGAGCGTGGCTGATGCCAATGCCATTTTACAGGTATCTTACGTTGGGTTCCAAACATTGGAGGTAGCCGTGGGGAACCAAACCAGTTTCTCCATCCAGTTACAGGAATCGGCCGCCAGTCTGGATGAAGTGGTGGTCGTTGGCTATGGCACCCAGAGAAAAGCTACGGTTACCGGTGCCGTAGTTGCGGTAAAAGGACGGACATTGACATCCTCTCCAGAAATCAGTGTGTCAAATTCACTGGCAGGTAGGTTGCCCGGACTTGTGGCGATACAGACCACAGGGGAACCTGGATCTGATGCAGCGAACATTACCATAAGGGGTGTAAATACCACAGGTGATTCCAGTCCTTTGATTGTTATTGACGGTATTCCCGATAGGGCCGGGGGTTTGGCCCGTTTAAGGGCCAGCGATATTGAGGACATCTCCGTGCTAAAGGATGCATCGGCGGCCATATATGGAGCCCGGGCGGCCAACGGGGCCATCATTGTTACCACCAAACAAGGAAGGGTGGGCAAACCCGTGGTCACCTATTCATCCGATTTTGGTTTTAACCAACCCACGGTAATCCCCGATATGGCCAATGCCTTGGAGTATGCAGATATCAGGAACGAACTGCCCATTTATGGCATACCGGCCAATGAATGGTCCGCTGCCTCACAGGCCATTAGGACCACGGGTTCCTATACCCCGTTGGATGGTGATTTGGGAACGGTAAATGCTGTGTTTTCCCCTCAGGACGTGGAGGGCTACAGAACCCAGTCCGACCCTTACCTGTATCCCGACTCGGATTGGTTTGATGCCATTTTCAGGGATTGGGCGGAACAAAGCAGGCACGAACTGTCCATAAACGGCGGCAGCGAAAAGATCAAATATTTTGCCTCTATGGGATACCTGGACCAAAAAGCTATTTATGTGAACTCCGCCACCCGTTACCAACAATATGATTTTAGGATAAATACCACAGCACAGATCAATGACTACATCACTTCAAAATTTGGGGTGACCTATAGGAAGGAGAACCGAAATTTCCCTACTGCAGATGCCAACGCAATCTTTAGAATGACCATGCGGGGCAAGCCCACCGACGTGGCCGTTTGGCCCACCGGTGAGCCCGGACCCGATATTGAAAACGGCGAACAGCCCGTAGTGATAACAACCAATGCCACCGGGTACGACCGAAGAATTGACGATTTTATTCAGTTAAACGGTGCCTTTGAAATCACCAACCCTTGGATAGATGGGTTAAAGTTGACCCTTTCCGCAGCGGTGGACCATGATTACCAAAGCAGAAAAATATGGAGAACCCCATGGGAGCTGTACTTTTTGGACAGGGATACCTACATCAATACAGGGGAACCCATTCTTACACCCGCTATCAGATCCACCTTTACCCGGGCGGATTTGACCCAGGAACAACGAACCAGGCAAAATATAAACTTAACGGCATTGTTGAACTATGATAAGGTGTTTGGGGACCACGAGATCAATATCTTGGCGGGGGTGACCCGCGAGGAATTTAATGCCGAGACCCTTACAGGTTTTAGAAGGGACTTCCTCTCCACTGCAGTGGACCAACTTGATGTCGGCGGGGAAATTGGCCAGGAAGCAACCGGCTTTGCTACCAATAACACCCGTTTGGGATATTACGGTAGGGTGAAGTATAACTATCAGGAAAAGTATTTGGCCGAATTTACCTGGCGGTATGACGGTTCCTATATCTTTCCCGAAGATAGCCGTTTTGGGTTCTTTCCTGGCGTATCGGCCGGATGGAATATGGCCAAGGAGGACTTTTTTAAGGTCGATTTTATCAATGATCTTAAGCTAAGGGCCTCCTATGGGGAACTGGGCAACGATCGGGTGGCATTCGACAGGGACAGGGATGGGGAAATCTCGGTTGAGGAACTTAGGGATTTTGAATTTGCCTTTTTATCCCTTTACGAGTTTGATCGGTACCCTATTGATGGCAATGTGCAGACCATCCTTTCGGAACCTACATTATCCAATAATGACTTTACATGGGAACGGGCCAAAAATTTTAATATAGGCTTGGACGGAAGGGTTTGGGATAATAAACTCGCCTTTACTTTTGAGTATTTTCTCAACAAGCGGGACCAAATGTTAATAGAGGAAGTTGGTTCTACGCCGGAATCTTCCGGAATCGTGGATCGTCTCCCCCCGGTCAATGGTGGTAGCCTTACCAACGAAGGTTTTGAGTTCTCATTGCGGTATTTTGGGGGAAACCCCGAAGGGTTTCAATACGATTTTGGGGTCAACGGAGGTTATGCGCAAAACAACGTAGATTTTATCGATGAAATTCCGGGAATCCCGTCTTACCAACGCGAGGAAGGAAAACCTTGGCTGGCCCATTTCGTATACCTTTCTGACGGTGTCTTCCGGGATGAAGCCGATATAGCGGCCAACACTTTGGATTACAGTGCCGTGACTTCACAATTGCGCCCTGGGGACATGAAGTTTAGGGATGTGGACAACAACGGTGTTATCGATGCCGATGACCAGGTTCGGCTGGATGAGAACCAACAACCTACCTTTAATTTTGGAATTACCTTTAATGCCACCTATAAAAACTTTGATTTAGCCGTGCTTTTCCAGGGCGCAACCGGGGCCTCAGTAAGAATATTTACCGAATCCGGTGATATTGGTAACTATCTCAAGCACTTTTATGATAATCGATGGAGCATAGACAATCCCAGCAGTGTTCATCCCAGATTGGCCAGCAGGGGGGATACCTATTATACGGAGGGTGCTTTTGGGGATAATACCTATTTTTTGTTTTCCAAGGATTTTATTAGACTAAAGACGTTCCAATTGGGTTATAGCTTTGATAGCAAAATCATAGAACCATTGGGCCTGTCCAATTTTAGGATATATCTCAGTGGCCAAAATGTGTTCACCATTGCCGCGAACGATATTTTTGATCCAGAACTGGCCAATAGTGCAGGAACGGTATACCCCCTTTCCAGGGTAATAAGCACGGGGTTTAATGTAACATTTTAA
- a CDS encoding FecR family protein, protein MKETERFRKLITKFLGREANAEELDHLETYLKGDQNLSVFNGFVRAQFLISLYMGEYDLENAKKSIAEKVRVTNRKRKLTNIGKVTSILVFTSMVVFLGLFVGRQKTVETKIPVEIGKYKAILTLENGDQMVLEKDRTYNNGRLTSDGRSITYAKSNTNGLGDEKSHFHFLTIPRGGRFFVELSDGTKVWLNSDSKIKYPVRFERSKPRVVELLYGEAYFEVSPGAQNGGVAFDVLTRNQNIRVLGTKFNVKAYNNENTVATTLVEGSVAVANGGELKILKPNDQSLVHDGAEQIEILQVDAIREVSWVNNLFVFEEESLEAIMKELSRWYNVETVFQSMEKKELTFTAVLERNKKIEEVLELFEVTSEGENLDFEIVDGIIIVK, encoded by the coding sequence ATGAAAGAGACCGAAAGATTTAGAAAATTGATCACCAAATTCCTTGGAAGGGAGGCAAACGCCGAAGAGTTGGATCATCTTGAGACCTATTTAAAAGGGGATCAAAACCTATCTGTGTTCAATGGATTTGTAAGGGCACAGTTTTTAATTTCACTCTATATGGGGGAGTACGATTTGGAGAATGCAAAAAAATCGATAGCGGAAAAGGTTAGGGTTACCAATAGAAAAAGAAAGCTGACCAATATAGGCAAGGTCACTTCCATCCTGGTGTTTACATCCATGGTGGTTTTTTTAGGTCTGTTCGTTGGTCGGCAAAAGACCGTCGAGACAAAAATACCGGTAGAAATTGGTAAGTACAAGGCCATACTTACCTTAGAAAACGGTGACCAAATGGTGCTTGAAAAGGACAGGACCTATAACAATGGAAGACTTACCAGTGACGGCAGGTCCATCACCTATGCCAAAAGCAATACCAACGGATTAGGGGATGAAAAATCCCATTTCCATTTTCTTACCATTCCTAGGGGAGGTAGGTTTTTTGTGGAGTTGTCCGATGGCACCAAGGTATGGCTAAACTCAGATTCCAAGATTAAATACCCGGTACGGTTTGAAAGGTCCAAGCCCAGGGTTGTGGAGCTTTTGTATGGCGAGGCCTATTTTGAAGTTTCACCGGGCGCGCAAAACGGTGGGGTAGCTTTTGATGTGCTGACCAGAAACCAAAATATTCGTGTACTGGGCACAAAGTTCAACGTAAAGGCCTACAATAATGAGAATACCGTGGCAACGACACTTGTTGAGGGAAGTGTGGCCGTTGCAAATGGCGGCGAGCTAAAAATTCTTAAGCCCAATGATCAGTCACTTGTCCATGACGGGGCCGAGCAAATTGAAATACTGCAGGTAGATGCGATACGCGAGGTTTCTTGGGTGAACAATTTATTTGTTTTTGAGGAAGAAAGCTTGGAGGCGATAATGAAGGAACTCTCCAGATGGTATAATGTTGAAACCGTTTTTCAATCCATGGAAAAAAAGGAGTTGACCTTTACCGCGGTTTTGGAGCGCAACAAAAAAATTGAGGAAGTCCTGGAACTGTTCGAAGTGACAAGCGAAGGGGAAAACTTGGATTTTGAGATTGTTGACGGAATAATAATAGTGAAGTAA
- a CDS encoding RNA polymerase sigma factor, translated as MPISDSKADAIMAEKLKSGDLTSYNALVDAYYVNLCTYAYTLTQDYGIAEDIVQNVFADIWMKRRNINSKLSLKHYLYRSVYNSFIDQYRKNKPIVYLEKKYFEAIDLVVEDDRGDFSELIKLIEKEINNLPPKCKRIFLLNKKDGLTHTEISEYLKISIKTVEGHINRAFKRLQEKLGKQSATLLFLLFGFENIVYGNAHFPGDSSKA; from the coding sequence ATGCCCATTTCAGATTCAAAGGCAGACGCCATTATGGCAGAAAAACTAAAATCAGGTGATTTGACCTCTTACAACGCTTTGGTGGATGCTTATTACGTCAACCTTTGCACTTACGCCTATACCCTTACACAAGATTATGGTATTGCCGAGGATATTGTTCAAAATGTTTTTGCGGACATCTGGATGAAGCGAAGGAACATCAATTCCAAACTTTCCCTCAAACACTATCTATACAGGTCGGTTTACAACAGTTTCATAGACCAGTATCGAAAAAACAAGCCCATTGTCTATCTTGAGAAAAAATACTTTGAGGCCATTGACCTAGTGGTGGAGGACGATCGAGGGGATTTTAGTGAGTTGATAAAGTTAATTGAAAAGGAAATCAATAACCTCCCCCCAAAATGTAAACGGATATTTCTGCTCAACAAAAAGGACGGTCTTACCCATACTGAAATCTCGGAGTATCTCAAAATATCGATCAAAACTGTTGAAGGACATATAAATAGGGCCTTTAAAAGGTTGCAGGAAAAACTTGGTAAGCAGTCGGCTACCCTATTGTTCCTGCTATTTGGATTTGAAAACATAGTGTACGGTAATGCCCATTTTCCTGGCGATTCCAGCAAAGCCTAA
- a CDS encoding ketopantoate reductase family protein: protein MKIAIIGTGGVGGYFGAKLAQAGYNVTFVARGAHLKAMQNKGLHIKSILGDFRLDTVQATDTITELDRPDVILIGVKSWQIREIREDISKILKKDSMIIPLQNGVFIAEELSEKINRGNILGGLCRIISEIESPGVIRHSGVTPIIIFGELNNAKTDRVFRVQELFRTAGIASEIAEDIEADLWKKFITICLSGLLVVSNSTYGELRELRGTRQLMIDLLTEIFLLSQKMGVHIEADFVDKTVAFVDTYPYDATSSLTRDVWDKKPSEIEYQNGTVVGLGEKYGIATPVNAFVYHCILPSELRARGQRYEAFIPNNVSIK from the coding sequence ATGAAAATAGCAATTATAGGAACGGGGGGAGTAGGGGGGTATTTTGGGGCCAAATTGGCCCAGGCCGGATATAACGTGACATTTGTAGCACGGGGAGCGCACTTAAAAGCGATGCAAAACAAGGGATTGCACATTAAAAGCATACTGGGCGATTTTCGTTTGGATACCGTTCAGGCCACGGATACAATAACCGAGCTGGACAGACCCGATGTCATATTGATCGGTGTTAAATCCTGGCAGATCAGAGAAATCCGGGAGGATATCAGCAAAATCCTAAAAAAGGACAGTATGATCATTCCCTTGCAAAATGGGGTATTTATAGCGGAGGAGCTGTCAGAAAAAATAAATAGAGGCAACATCCTGGGGGGACTATGTCGGATAATTAGTGAAATCGAATCCCCGGGGGTGATTCGCCATTCGGGTGTTACGCCAATAATTATATTTGGGGAACTCAATAACGCCAAAACGGACCGGGTTTTTAGGGTGCAGGAGCTATTTAGAACAGCGGGGATAGCCTCGGAAATAGCTGAAGATATCGAAGCCGATCTCTGGAAAAAATTCATCACCATCTGTTTAAGTGGATTATTGGTCGTATCCAACTCCACCTACGGAGAATTAAGGGAGCTAAGGGGAACTCGACAGCTTATGATCGATTTGCTCACGGAGATATTCCTGTTGTCCCAAAAAATGGGGGTACACATTGAAGCGGATTTTGTGGACAAAACGGTGGCTTTTGTGGATACCTATCCCTATGATGCCACATCCTCATTAACCCGGGATGTTTGGGATAAAAAACCTTCGGAGATTGAATACCAAAACGGGACTGTGGTCGGGTTGGGCGAAAAATATGGCATTGCGACACCGGTCAATGCCTTTGTGTACCATTGCATTTTACCCAGCGAACTAAGGGCACGGGGGCAACGATATGAGGCTTTTATACCCAACAATGTATCTATAAAATAG
- a CDS encoding phospholipase A has translation MELQKAGIVLGLLLPLIAVFPIKAQNEGIALDSSNYKKYIRSLPAFTMYGDNYFVTGTSINEKVSSQTSDAKFEIGFKQRLTNVDLPWAVFPFITYRQKSFWDIYQESFPFRETNYNPALGVAKLFVDDKGIKSGLWFAFEHESNGRDGENSRSWNFFSLQYFKPLGPYWQFRAKAWIPVGDLSGNEDITSFRGFFTFGATYNPTTNFFLDIDIQPAYDNTLTGFVKAGLSFKVSKNSNQFIYLQYFGGYSEDLIDYNRYVSNLRIGIAFKDVLLNFRNRYN, from the coding sequence ATGGAGCTACAAAAAGCAGGAATAGTCCTTGGGCTTTTATTGCCTTTGATTGCCGTATTTCCCATCAAGGCCCAAAATGAAGGGATTGCTTTGGACAGCTCCAACTACAAAAAATACATTCGAAGTCTACCAGCATTTACCATGTACGGGGACAATTACTTTGTGACCGGTACTTCGATCAATGAAAAGGTCTCTTCACAAACCAGTGATGCGAAGTTCGAAATAGGATTTAAACAACGTCTGACCAATGTGGATTTACCCTGGGCCGTTTTTCCCTTTATCACCTATCGCCAAAAATCGTTTTGGGATATTTATCAAGAATCGTTTCCTTTTCGGGAAACCAATTACAATCCTGCACTTGGAGTAGCCAAGCTTTTTGTTGATGACAAAGGCATCAAATCCGGTCTTTGGTTTGCCTTTGAGCACGAGTCCAATGGCCGTGATGGGGAGAATTCCCGCAGTTGGAACTTTTTTTCACTTCAATATTTCAAGCCCCTTGGTCCGTATTGGCAATTTCGTGCAAAGGCATGGATACCTGTCGGGGATTTAAGTGGTAATGAAGACATTACCTCCTTTCGGGGCTTTTTTACTTTTGGGGCCACCTATAATCCAACAACAAACTTTTTTTTGGACATCGACATACAGCCTGCATATGACAATACACTAACTGGTTTTGTAAAAGCCGGTTTAAGTTTTAAGGTTTCAAAAAACAGCAATCAATTTATATACCTGCAATATTTTGGGGGATACTCGGAAGACTTAATTGATTACAACCGATATGTGAGCAATTTGCGAATCGGAATTGCCTTTAAGGATGTACTATTGAACTTTAGGAACCGATACAACTAA
- a CDS encoding ABC transporter permease, producing the protein MRRLRFLIQKEFIQIFRNKALLPMMTLLPIIQLIILSNAASNEVKDVRIAVVDHDQSELSRALSNKIVANDRFSLLAAPFNKKEALDLMQLDEVDIVLEVPHDFEKQLYRGEAPQLQTLVNAINGQQATVGSGYLNGIIGSLNKEIRRNEPLFFSGLPKHNEPVVVTSNNWYNPELDYPHFMAPGILAELTALLTIVLTAMNTVREREIGTIEQINVTPIKKWEFILGKLVPFLCLGLVLLTVGLIASKLIFDIPIRGNIGLIFAYAVVNLICVLGFGLLISNFAETQQQAIFVAFFFVLIFVLMCGLFTPIDSMPKWAQYATIPNPLAHFISVSRKVLLKGSGLADIKMEFVYTIILALLFNAAAVWSYKKQE; encoded by the coding sequence ATGAGACGATTACGATTTTTGATACAGAAGGAATTCATCCAAATTTTTAGGAACAAGGCCTTGTTGCCCATGATGACCTTATTGCCCATCATTCAGCTTATTATTTTGTCCAATGCAGCATCCAACGAAGTCAAGGATGTTCGGATTGCGGTCGTTGACCATGACCAAAGTGAACTTTCAAGGGCGCTGTCAAACAAAATTGTGGCCAATGATAGGTTTTCCTTACTAGCGGCCCCTTTCAACAAAAAAGAGGCTTTGGATCTTATGCAGTTGGACGAGGTGGATATTGTACTTGAGGTACCCCATGATTTCGAAAAACAGCTCTATCGCGGGGAAGCACCACAATTACAGACCCTGGTAAACGCGATCAATGGACAGCAGGCCACTGTGGGCTCTGGGTACCTTAACGGCATTATCGGTTCGCTGAACAAGGAAATAAGACGCAATGAACCATTGTTTTTTTCAGGTCTTCCCAAGCATAATGAACCTGTGGTGGTTACCTCAAACAACTGGTACAATCCAGAATTGGACTATCCCCATTTTATGGCACCCGGAATTTTGGCAGAACTCACGGCACTACTGACCATAGTCCTAACGGCAATGAATACGGTTCGCGAACGGGAGATCGGCACCATTGAACAGATCAATGTGACCCCCATCAAAAAATGGGAATTCATTTTAGGGAAATTGGTTCCCTTTCTATGCCTCGGACTCGTTCTTTTAACGGTGGGCCTAATTGCCAGCAAACTCATTTTTGATATTCCCATACGAGGAAATATTGGACTTATTTTTGCTTATGCCGTGGTCAATCTTATCTGCGTATTGGGTTTTGGACTGTTGATTTCCAATTTCGCCGAAACCCAACAACAAGCCATTTTTGTTGCCTTTTTCTTCGTTTTGATCTTTGTGCTCATGTGCGGTCTTTTTACGCCAATCGATAGTATGCCCAAATGGGCGCAATATGCTACCATTCCAAACCCATTGGCACATTTTATTTCCGTTTCGCGAAAAGTTTTGCTGAAAGGAAGTGGGTTGGCCGATATTAAAATGGAGTTTGTGTACACTATTATTTTGGCATTACTTTTTAATGCGGCGGCCGTATGGAGCTACAAAAAGCAGGAATAG
- a CDS encoding ABC transporter permease translates to MFKVFMAFVRKEFYHILRDKRTLLILFGMPLAQVLIFGYAVTNEFKDARIDVLDYAKDETSEQYINHLQSSGNFIVRKVLASQKDMEAGMKAGKTKLVVSIPENFSEDFYAGSPTQIQVITDGSDPNNANTLVQYLTEMTRSFQQMKRNESPNPYSIHVASRMLYNPQLASAYNFVPGTIALILLIICAMLTSLTIAKEKEIGTMEILLVSPLSPLLIILGKVAPYALLSFGNAVIVILIGFFVFDVPVLGSTVLLLGMCFLYVFTALSLGIFISTTVKTQQEAMMKSLMGLMMPSMLLSGFIFPLASMPVVLEYIGKIIPATYFIRILKGVMLRGVGLNFILFEVGVLLMMTLGFLLLSWRNFKIRLE, encoded by the coding sequence GTGTTCAAGGTGTTCATGGCATTTGTTCGGAAGGAGTTCTATCATATTTTACGTGATAAGCGTACGCTTTTGATTCTTTTTGGGATGCCATTGGCACAGGTCCTCATTTTTGGGTATGCCGTTACCAATGAGTTCAAAGATGCCAGGATTGATGTTTTGGACTATGCCAAGGATGAAACCAGTGAACAGTACATCAACCATTTACAAAGTTCGGGCAACTTTATTGTGCGAAAGGTGCTGGCCTCCCAAAAGGACATGGAGGCTGGTATGAAGGCGGGCAAAACAAAACTTGTGGTCTCCATCCCAGAAAATTTTTCCGAGGACTTTTATGCCGGAAGCCCCACGCAGATTCAGGTCATTACCGATGGGTCGGATCCCAATAATGCCAATACCTTGGTACAATATCTTACGGAAATGACCAGGAGTTTTCAACAGATGAAGCGAAACGAATCCCCCAACCCCTATTCCATTCATGTGGCCAGTCGTATGCTGTATAACCCCCAACTGGCGAGTGCCTATAATTTTGTGCCGGGAACCATTGCCCTAATTCTTTTGATCATATGTGCCATGCTTACCTCCTTGACCATCGCCAAAGAGAAAGAAATAGGGACCATGGAGATTTTGTTGGTCTCCCCACTTTCCCCTTTATTGATCATCCTGGGAAAGGTGGCGCCTTATGCCCTGTTGTCCTTTGGCAATGCGGTTATCGTTATTCTTATCGGCTTCTTTGTTTTTGACGTTCCTGTTCTGGGAAGCACAGTATTGCTCTTGGGTATGTGTTTCCTGTATGTGTTTACGGCCTTGAGCCTGGGCATCTTTATTTCGACCACGGTCAAAACCCAACAGGAAGCCATGATGAAGTCCTTGATGGGATTGATGATGCCTTCCATGTTACTTTCGGGATTCATTTTTCCCTTGGCCAGCATGCCCGTAGTGCTTGAATACATTGGGAAAATAATTCCGGCTACTTATTTCATTCGGATTTTGAAAGGGGTAATGCTTCGGGGTGTGGGCCTTAATTTCATCCTTTTTGAGGTGGGCGTGCTCTTAATGATGACCTTGGGCTTTCTCCTGTTGTCCTGGCGGAATTTTAAAATTAGGCTCGAGTAA
- a CDS encoding DUF2141 domain-containing protein, whose amino-acid sequence MKKIAFILVVVALMGFESGDKSADPKGNLTVTVTGIKASKGQIVFMLFNGADGFPKEVDKAFKKAYVKTFDDTATATFPQLPFGEYAISVFHDQNMDGEIKTNFMGMPKEPVGASNLTKMGKPSFKKCVFKVNEGEVALQLKFIL is encoded by the coding sequence GTGAAAAAAATTGCTTTTATTTTAGTTGTGGTCGCGCTCATGGGTTTTGAATCCGGGGACAAAAGCGCGGATCCCAAAGGAAATCTTACAGTTACCGTTACCGGAATCAAAGCATCAAAGGGACAGATTGTCTTTATGCTTTTTAATGGGGCCGATGGGTTTCCCAAAGAAGTCGACAAGGCGTTCAAAAAGGCCTATGTCAAAACATTTGATGACACGGCCACCGCTACCTTTCCCCAGTTGCCTTTTGGGGAATATGCCATTTCCGTATTTCATGACCAAAACATGGATGGGGAAATCAAGACCAATTTTATGGGCATGCCCAAAGAACCCGTGGGCGCTTCCAATCTTACCAAAATGGGGAAGCCCAGCTTTAAAAAATGTGTTTTTAAGGTCAATGAAGGGGAAGTGGCACTTCAACTAAAATTCATTCTTTAA
- a CDS encoding ABC transporter ATP-binding protein — MRNTKVIQVAGLTKQFGDFVAVDHISFEVEKGEIFGFLGANGAGKTTAMRMLTGLSKPSSGKGKVAGFDVLKESERIKERIGYMSQKFSLYEDLTVKENIRFYGGIYGLSRNQIGTKTSQILEELQLSEVGAKPVRSLPLGWKQRLAFAVSMVHEPEIVFLDEPTGGVDPNVRRQFWEAIYQAAELGRTIFVTTHYMDEAEYCDRISIMVSGTIKALDSPENLKQQFKASSMDEVFLKLAR; from the coding sequence ATGCGTAACACCAAGGTCATACAGGTAGCCGGGCTCACCAAACAATTTGGGGATTTTGTGGCCGTTGACCATATTTCCTTTGAGGTGGAAAAAGGGGAAATCTTTGGGTTTTTGGGAGCCAATGGAGCAGGAAAGACCACGGCAATGCGAATGCTGACAGGGCTTAGCAAACCTTCTTCAGGGAAAGGAAAAGTAGCCGGGTTCGATGTTTTAAAAGAGTCGGAACGCATTAAGGAACGCATAGGGTACATGTCCCAAAAATTCAGTTTGTACGAAGATTTGACGGTAAAGGAGAACATTCGTTTTTATGGAGGCATCTATGGGCTCTCCAGGAACCAAATCGGAACCAAGACGTCACAAATCCTGGAGGAGTTGCAGCTTAGCGAAGTAGGTGCCAAACCGGTAAGATCCTTACCATTGGGTTGGAAACAACGACTGGCGTTCGCGGTTTCCATGGTACATGAGCCTGAAATTGTCTTTTTGGATGAACCCACGGGCGGTGTGGACCCCAATGTAAGAAGGCAGTTTTGGGAAGCGATTTACCAGGCAGCGGAATTGGGAAGGACCATTTTTGTGACCACCCATTATATGGATGAGGCGGAATACTGCGATCGCATATCCATTATGGTTTCCGGCACGATCAAAGCGTTGGATTCACCGGAAAATCTTAAACAACAATTTAAGGCCAGTTCCATGGACGAAGTATTCCTAAAGCTGGCCCGTTAA